The sequence GCGTATATCACAGCTTTTTATGAGATTCACAGAGATTTCCGCGATAGCAGAATACCATTGCAGGTCGCCCACCATCGATGGTAGACGCCGAAAAGATTCTGTCGCGAAATCAAGattcgttctggcacaactctAAGATCAGGATAGAGCAACAGTGTTAATGCCTTTTAGTTCCGCATAGACTGTGCCTTTTAGTTCCGCATAGTTCCTCATTACACCCTCCACATATACAACTGTTCTACTATGTCCTGTGGATTTACGGATTCATCCAGTCGAAGTAGCACAATTCcttggacttgaacaacatgCAGAACCGCCTGATggaatattgtaaaattgtttatgctgctCCAACAACAGCAAAACAGAAATAAGAAACCGAAAATTAAGTTGGACATACCCTCCAAAAACCAGACGATGATATTGTCAAGAAATGCATAAACTAGAACCCGCAGAGAAGCAGACAAGTTGGAAGACCAGCTCATACCCGCAAGCGGCAACTAACAACAGAACTTTCAAGATTGCGCATAAAGTAGAACGATGTCGAGCATCGAGCCGACGATCGAGATTATTGAAACCACTTTGTTATGGACCTATGCTCCCTCGAGAAGTGAAAggaacatatatatatataaaactaaaattctgaAAGCTAGAAACCTAATCTATCTATATTAAAAGATTTGAACAGATTGAATCAGCAGTTGGgaaattctaataaaataaaaacacattttgaaattttaagtagtttttttgtttttcttttatttaagttagtttttttttatttgagtttttcaaaattaaattttttaaattctccatattttttggttttgtaataataatataataattaattatacatatacttgttttttttctatttacatttataataaatatataatttagtttgttccataaataaaatagttaaatatttatttctgttgttaATATATATGAGAATTTAACATAAAGTTTtgttaatataatatttaacagacaaattgaacatttaattttttaatttatgtaaatttttgttttaattttttctacttCAATGAtggtgtaaattaaaaaaattaaattaaaatttattttgtttttgatttaatacaatactagaacattttgattatttaaTACTTAGACAAAAAgagttttagaatatttttaaatattttattttagtttagtaATGAGCagcttttaaaacttatttaatttcaaaaaaaaaaaaaacatagcaAGAGAGTAAAATTTATAGCAGAGGTCGtttggtataatttaaaaaaatttaaaaaattttagtatttttttgttaaaaggggccaaatttagtttatacttttttttaattatactaaattattatttttttcagttgttgtgtttgttatatacaatttccttttttatttaacataaaatttataaaaaaaatgcaaatatttttctaacaaaatttaaataaaatccaaaaataataattcgttttttattttgttatgaataTTGTTAAAGTTTAtggactttatatttatttaatattattattattattttatattgtaaatacttttatggttttcttaaattgtttttgctttaaatatgtttttgtttttatgtttatataatagttatgatgaatatttttccaaaagatgtttaatttattttccgccttaattttttacatatctGCCTTAATTGAAGTCATTACTTTGCCTTAAATTCAAAATCCTTTTCATTCCAAATAAGAATTTAGTCTTTGTTTTGATGGTTAAGAGCTTTGTCTGCCACATCATTAACCACCTCAGCTACTTTGTtctaaaacaagaaaaaacaaacataaaaattcaaattcaatttacttATCTTTTAATACCACTTTATACCTTTTGTTCTCCCTCATTTTTGGCCTTAATCTCTTTGTCTAACACCGAACTTCTGCCACCAGTGCTGCGACCCCAACGTAAACGCAATGGTCCTGGTTTGCGTATGGCCCTCTCAAACTCATCCATATCCTCTTCCGCTGTATCCATACCCTCATTATCCTGACTGCCGCCATACTTATTCAAAGACATCAATAAATTTCTCAACTTTTGTGAATGCATCAGATTATTATAGAAATCATCTTCGGAATTCGACAAAGCCACATCATTATTTTCATCTCCCGACTCCAATAAATCATTATCATTAGCGGCATTTAGTGATTGAAATGGTAGACTGCGTCCAAACCTCAAACGTTGTGGCTTCCTTACAACACGATTATAATAAGCATCATAGACATCATTGTAATCTTCATTATTTTCGGGAGTCTGCTGGCCATTCATCAGGATATCGTAGGCACTGTGCATGGGCATAGACGGATCACTGCGGCGTCCGAAACGTAATCTCAATGAGGGTGACCTTATGGGCTTTTGATTGACCTCGCCAAACCAACGTTTTTCGGGGGTTTGAGGTAATAGATCAGGATCGCTGCGACGTCCAAAACGTAACCGTAGAGAGGGTGATCTTTGGGCTTTACGTTCGACCTGGTGGTTGGGGAAAACTACGGGTCCGGCATATTCACGTTGTAGGAGATTGTTGTACAGGTTGTTAAGAGAAGCTAGAATATGATAAGAAAGACAATTAAGAATTGCAAAACAACTGTCAAAGAACTAGAATAACACTAAAACTAGAATCCGAAATGgtatctgaactagaatctaaactagaGTCTAAACTAGAGTCTAAACTAGAGTCTAAACTAGAGTCTAAACTAGAGTCTAAACTAGAGTCTAAACTAGAGTCTAAACTAGAGTCTAAACTAGAGTCTAAACTAGAGTCTAAACTAGAGTCTAAACTAGAGTCTAAACTAGAGTCTAAACTAGAGTCTAAACTAGAGTCTAAACTAGAGTCTAAACTAGAGTCTAAACTAGAGTCTAAACTAGAGTCTAAACTAGAGTCTAAACTAGAGTCTAAACTAGAGTCTAAACTAGAGTCTAAACTAGAGTCTAAACTAGAGTCTAAACTAGAGTCTAAACTAGAGTCTAAACTAGAGTCTAAACTAGAGTCTAAACTAGAGTCTAAACTAGAGTCTAAACTAGAGTCTAAACTAGAGTCTAAACTAGAGTCTAAACTAGAGTCTAAACTAGAGTCTAAACTAGAGTCTAAACTAGAGTCTAAACTAGAGTCTAAACTAGAGTCTAAACTAGAGTCTAAACTAGAGTCTAAACTAGAGTCTAAACTAGAGTCTAAACTAGAGTCTAAACTAGAGTCTAAACTAGAGTCTAAACTAGAGTCTAAACTAGAGTCTAAACTAGAGTCTAAACTAGAGTCTAAACTAGAGTCTAAACTAGAGTCTAAACTAGAGTCTAAACTAGAGAATAAAGTAGAGTCTAAACTAGAGTCTAaactagaatctaaactagaatctaaactagaGTCTAAACTAGAGTCTAAACTAGAGTCTAAACTAGAGTCTAAACTAGAGTCTAAACTAGAGTCTAAACTAGAGTCTAAACTAGAGTCTAAACTAGAGTCTAAACTAGAGTCTAAACTAGAGTCTAAACTAGAGTCTAAACTAGAGTCTAAACTAGAGTCTAAACTAGAGTCTAAACTAGAGTCTAAACTAGAGTCTAAACTAGAGTCTAAACTAGAGTCTAAACTAGAGTCTAAACTAGAGTCTAAACTAGAGTCTAAACTAGAGTCTAAACTAGAGTCTAAACTAGAGTCTAAACTAGAGTCTAAACTAGAGTCTAAACTAGAGTCTAAACTAGAGTCTAAACTAGAGTCTAAACTAGAGTCTAAACTAGAGTCTAAACTAGAGTCTAAACTAGAGTCTAAACTAGAGTCTAAACTAGAGTCTAAACTAGAGTCTAAACTAGAGTCTAAACTAGAGTCTAAACTAGAGTCTAAACTAGAGTCTAAACTAGAGTCTAAACTAGAGTCTAAACTAGAGTCTAAACTAGAGTCTAAACTAGAGTCTAAACTAGAGTCTAAACTAGAGTCTAAACTAGAGTCTAAACTAGAGTCTAAACTAGAGTCTAAACTAGAGTCTAAACTAGAGTCTAAACTAGAGTCTAAACTAAAGTCTAAACTAGAGTCTAAACTAGAGTCTAAACTAGAGTTTAAACTAGAGTCTAAACTAGAGTCTAAACTAGAGTCTAAACTAGAGTCTAAACTAGAGTCTAAACTAGAGTCTAAACTAGAgtctaaactagaactgaactagaactgaactaaaactgaactaaaactgaactaaaactgaactagaactgacctagaactgaactagaactgaactagaactgaactagaactgaactagaactgaactagaactgaactagaacctgaactagaactagaacctgaactagaacctgaactagaacctgaactagaacctgaactagaacctgaactagaacctgaactagaacctgagctagaacctgaactagaacctgaactagaacctgaactagaacctgaactagaacctgaactagaactgaactagaactgaactagaactagaactgaactagaactgaagtagAATCTAAACTAGATTTTAATCTAGAATATGAACAAAAGCTAATACTAGAAGTtatcaaaaaatcatttgtataacAAATCGtctttttcttcattttattcTTATTGAACTTACCTTCATCCCTTAACATTTCTGCTGTACTGTGAGCCCACAACATGAGGAATGTCCCCAAAGTGAGTTTATACATTAATTGACTCTGGAAATGCATGGTTATTATCTGcaaagaaatacaaatttataaattagttcaattttctataaaaaattaaaacaattagtAAAATGTAAATtggtttaagtttttaaatcgtaataaaaactttataaaattggTTTTGTAAAtggaatttagaaaattaatatCAGTTAATATATAGGCTTTCTAAACCACTAGTTGGTTTCTTAATAACATTAATATGTTACGAGTTTTGGCAATTTTAGTGAGatatttattgaattaatattaatcatacgccatagAGCTATTTAAGTTCAATTTGCTTTTGTTATAGGGAACTTTAGGGGATTTTAGAGCATTTAAGCTTTTGCCAAataaaatgcttattttttcctcttgtcagggttttattttaagtatttggtaattttttggcCCATAATTTTTGaggaatttttcttttcttaaatttaaagatcTAATTTTAACTTTCTGTGTTTGTTTGCTATTTATTTACCTTtacttttaacaatatttgcttTTACTTTTcctttttgaaaatcaaaaatattcctAAATGTCAACTaatcatacaaaaattcaagcatAAAGTTTTGTCTTACATTTATTTTGatcttttctttgttttaacaaataaattgtatttatgttGCTGAATTTCCTGCTGGTATTTATTCAGATTTTCAAGAAAACATGACTTCCGGTTGCAAAAACTTTATACTTAAGAACTTTAACATGTTTTATCTTGACTTGTAGTATTTTGATCTCTTTGGCTTTCTACCTAAAGCATACACTTACACATGCTTTCTTATGCTGAATACAATACAATCAAAagtataagagttttttttgttaacactaCAAAACAATGCAAACAAATTTTCgccataaaaatacaaaaaaaagctgAAGTATGCAATTTATAAAAATGCtaaaagaactttaaaaaaCAAGAATAACAAATTCGTTATATGATTGCCATttcaaaaatgggatttttataGGGTGCAGCTGTTAAAAAAAACAGCTCAAAAGTCAGGTCACAGAAGCCACCAGAACAATTGTAATACACTTATGTATTGATGATGCTGCTGGTGTTGCTGGGTGATGGTGATTGGGTTGAAGATGTTTTTCAAAcatgcaaataataaaaaaaataataaaaaaataccagtCATATGTAGAAATGTTTGAAGTGTAAAACATGTTCAAGCGTGTTTAAGAGCaaatgtttctaaataaaaaacttggGTTTCTGTGTTTGCTAGATAATTTTAGcccgatatttttaagaaataggtAACtacaagttttatttaacaGATTTCCTTAAATTATaacatttctgtttttttccttTCATATTTTCTAAAGTGTTTTAACTGGCTTTTaactaaatatgtaatttatacTCATTTTTTTAAGCGCTACTATCTTTTACTCttagtttttgttaaacaaagttATAATTTATTCATAAATTACAAGAGTTTTATATAGAATGAAGCAGTACATACTCATATATACATGCACTTGCTTGCAAGTACAGAGTTTATGCATGAGATTTGCATCTGTATTGTTTCCTTTTTATAGTCTTTATGCAACACTTAACTGCTTGTCTTATGTAtgtacaaacatatacatatgaacATGCGCCAAATCATTGTAAGAATCATGCCATCATGCCAGCAGGAGCGTCTAACTAAGACTTTAGGCTACAGCTTGCAATAAACTATAGAAACAATCTTTGTTTATCCTAGCTAAAAActagttttataattttatccctaaagtatgctatacatttttaaagtaaGTATGCTGCTGTAAACATAGACtaaaagaaatatgtagatCATTAAGTACTAAGAGCGCTAGAAACAATTAACTGAAGCTTGGAgtgttttttgtaaacaaaacaatgtttgttttataaaatactttatGAACACTTGATATAAACTATTACTGTAATTTAGCCCCGAAAGTATGCTGTactattttaaagtaattttacaGTTACAAATAGAGAGAGAAAGAGAGGCGGAGAAGAGAAcaacacaaacacacataaTCAGAAAaacgatttaactaaaaagctTCGATAGAAGCTTAAACAAGACAAAATAATAAACCATGATTAACGCTAAAACTGAACTAACTAGTAAACCAATATTAAAGTTGAAACTGGAGTAAATAGTAAACCACGATTAACGCTAAAATTGGACAAACTAATAACCCAAGATTAAAGCTGAAATTggagtaaataaaaaactacTATTAGATATGAAACtgaactaaataataaaaaaggatTAAATCTGAAGCTGGGCTAAATAATAAACCAAGATTATAgctgaaattgaaataaataataaatctgGATTAAAGCTGAAACTGGAATAAAtaataaaccacgattaaacCTGAAACCGGACTAAATAATAAACCACGGTTTAATCTGAAATTAGACTTAATAAtaagccacgattaaagctaaaactgGGATAAATAATAAACCATGATTAAAGATAAAACGTGACTAATAATACaccacgattaaagctgaaACTGGACCAAATtataaaccacgattaaagaTGAAacataactaaataataaaccaTGATTAAATATGAatcttaatttaatattaaaccacgattaaagctaatatTGGACTAAATAATAAACCGCGATTAAAGATGAAACATAACTAAATAATGAACTTTGATTAAAGCTAAAACTGgactaataataaataaaccacgattaatgctaaaaatttactaaatattaaacCTTGATTAATGCTAAAACTGGACTAAATAATAAACGACCATTAATGGTGAAATTGCAGTAAATAATAAAccatgattaaagctaaaactGGACTAAATAATAAACCACGATTAATACTAAAACTGTACAAAAtaataaaccacgattaaagaTAAAACTGGACTTAAtaataaaccacgattaaagtaAAACTGGACTTAATAATAAACCATGATTAAAGCTGAAACTGGACTAAATAATAAACCTTTATTAAGGCAAAAACTTAACTGAATAATAAACCTTGATTAAAGCTGAAacttaactaaataataaacctTGGTTAAAAGCTTAAACTTAACTGAATAACAAAACTTGATTAAATAATAATCCACGATTAATGCTGAAGCTGGACTAAATAATACTTCATGGTTAAGGCTAAAACTGGAGTAAAtaataaaccacgattaaagcagAAACCGGACTAAATAATAAACCATGATTAAAGCTGAAACTGGACTAAATAATAAATTGCGATTAAAGATAAAACTTAACTAAATTATAAACCATGATTAAAGATGAAACTTGATTAAATAATAAACCTTGTTTAAAGCTAAAACTGGACTAAATAATAAACCATAATTATATCTAAAACTGGTCTAAATAAAacaccacgattaaagctaaaacttGACTAAATAATAAACTACGATTAAAgctgaatattatttttttggttaattatGATATATAatcggaccatttatcgaaataaacgaaaatctggacttacaaaaaaatacacgagttagggcctttttatattaagccatcgatatataaaaattaaattatccatGTATGctatggcatcacgtgagaacggctggagcgatttggctgatttttttcttattctattctatggtttgtaaaaaaaaaacaaaaaatcggaaatttaatttttttaatatttagcctTTTCACTTCtaacttttcttaataagaggaattttttggagaaacttgaataATTAACATTAGAAAATAGTTACCGGGCAAAGCCGGGGCTGTCATCtagttttgaataaataaaaaactacgattgaagctagatttTCGCTGAATAAAGAActctgattgaagctaaattttgaaccaaataatataaacgattgaagctaaaactggactaaataaaaattcaactttatagtaaataaagaaatacGAATGAAGCTTAATATGGACTAAATAAAGATTGATGAATAAAttcaactaaataaaaatttgtgattgaagctaaaatcgaattactatatttgttattttaaagtcATCAAACGTCAACAGCTACAAATTaggaaaatatacatattgttacgaaattgtacttgaattcaaacataacgattttaacggctgattttgcataatgctatttgaaagcagtgcctctcaaactgtaacatatctgtaggcattattaacattgaataaaagctttgaattGATCATTGATTGTAAGTATGTAtaatcgaattcgaatattcgagtttagccagttaaagaacattgtagaaagttcaccagagatggcgtgtaTATTCAAAAGCTCTaggcttcgaatatacgagctttgaaagttaaagaacaatctagagtgcagatggcagtgttataaatagtggcagagattgcagtcgtgagttagtttatcagagacgcttttcgaataaacatcaactgagtgccttaggGTACAGCTACacattcaatatatattgtgatatttggatcgcgatccattgtaatggatcacacAAAATTAGGGtgttctgcgatttggatcgcgatccatcaatactgcatgccacacgttcaataaatatcgcgatactg comes from Calliphora vicina chromosome 2, idCalVici1.1, whole genome shotgun sequence and encodes:
- the sNPF gene encoding short neuropeptide F, translating into MHFQSQLMYKLTLGTFLMLWAHSTAEMLRDEASLNNLYNNLLQREYAGPVVFPNHQVERKAQRSPSLRLRFGRRSDPDLLPQTPEKRWFGEVNQKPIRSPSLRLRFGRRSDPSMPMHSAYDILMNGQQTPENNEDYNDVYDAYYNRVVRKPQRLRFGRSLPFQSLNAANDNDLLESGDENNDVALSNSEDDFYNNLMHSQKLRNLLMSLNKYGGSQDNEGMDTAEEDMDEFERAIRKPGPLRLRWGRSTGGRSSVLDKEIKAKNEGEQKNKVAEVVNDVADKALNHQNKD